Part of the Lolium rigidum isolate FL_2022 chromosome 6, APGP_CSIRO_Lrig_0.1, whole genome shotgun sequence genome, AGCATTATAACTTTCCTCTTTTATGTTCCTTATGAAGCAAAGTAGTCTTCATTTTCTGATTTGGTTGATTTTGTGTTTTCTGGAGGATGGTGGTATAGAGAATTGGTGAGACCCCCATGAGGCTCCTCCGATCTCAGCGCATGATGGCCGTCCGATTGAGCTCCCAGCAAATCCCAGCCATCTATTTTTTTCACCGCGTGAGATCCGTGGTGAGCTGTTGTAGTAGGCGTTTTCTTTTTATTGTGCTTCATGTGCTATCTTTTTGTACTCTGGAATTTTTTAGTTCCTCTAAATAAACTTGCAACCATGGGTTCAGTTCTAAAGATTCTGTAGAGGAATGTACTGAATGCTTTTCTTATGGTGTGAGACATTTGATCATTGTTGGGAATAAGATCTGAATACTAGGATGAAGGCTCAATGCACACAAATGGTTATTGATCCGTAGACAGGTGACTTTTTAAAATTGTAGATCGCATTTGCTTGGAAATAAAAATCTTGATAGGTTGCATCATATTGATCCCATGTGTTTACTCTGCTCTAAACACCATGTATTAAATACTAGACTAACAAATAACAACACGGTTGAAGATACTACTGTCTTTTTCGGAAAAAGATGTTTGCTTATAATTTACAAGCAAGAATAATTGATAGCTGTCAAAGAACGGTTTGCAAACTCCCAAGACTAAAACAAGAAATTTATGTAGGCCTTAATTTTTTAACTGCCCAGATGATTAGTGGTTTTTCGCAGGCACTAAGCATTTGGAGGTCAAAATTGTCTTATGAAGTTATACGGATTGTTTCAGCTGTCAGGAGAGGCAATTTCTTTGGGTTTACAACATTACAAATTCCCCTTAGGAACATCTGTGATGATCCCCTAAATGTTGGTTCTTTTTATGTGTTGAAATAATGTAATAATttcttatttttatgtttattacTCATCATTTGCCACGGCATATTTTAACTGCAAAATGTTTGGTTGATCATCAGACCAGACAAGGAAATCATGGTTCCAACACTCCTATTTGTGACTAGGATGAAGACACTGCCGGAGACACTATTTGCACTCGTCTTCTAACTGTGAATCGGTCATTAGTGGCTCATACGGCTTTGTTAATTGAATCCTTTATATAATCCTCGATCATTGTTGTAAGTACACAATGATTGTTTTTAGATTTTGTATCTTACAGAATGAATCGTGGCTGAATGAGCCATCACACTAATGCAAATATTCATGATATTCATTCAATTTCTTCTATGTCCAGAGGTTCTTGCAGACTATGAGATCCATACAGTGGGTGTTCATAGCCTAATCAATCATTCTGATATTTGGATTTATTTTACGGGATATTTGGATTCTCTTTAGTCAATTCAGTCTCAACTCTCAAGCAGTTTGTCAATTGCTATAATTACAACTGGGGTTCTAAAGGGGCAATATTTTCATTGGACATTTTCTTCTCTAATAATCAACCAAAGTTTATAATGCATCTACTTATGGAGATTTCCATCTTGCTACTGTAGAACATTTGATAGCTGACGAGAGATTTTCTTTCCATCCATTGTTAACTGAGTAGAGCTAGATGGTAATTAAAATTTCCAGCATGTGTAGCATGTGTAGTGCGTGTAGTCTTGCATTTGAGATATTTACCTAAGaaaagatatactccctccgtctggaAATAAGTGACTTCgatttgtctagattcacatgtatctagacgtgttttacTGTATAGATACAACTGAATCTTGACCATTCCGACTCACTTATTTCTGGATGGAGGAAAGAGTTGATTATCTTACTTTACTACAGATTGTTAATACAGGGTTCTTTGCATTTTTATCCCTTAGTTCCAGTTTTTATTTTTCAGGGTAGATTTAGTTTTAGTCTAAATATTTAATGTTTCTAATGTtttaatttgagctttattgccaTACTTCCAAGTCTTGCTTTCTACTTCTTCTTATGTTCAGTAATGTAATTATGTCAAACCTTTTAGCAAACTAATTTAGCTTGCTAAAAGTTCTTACATTGGTGAAGGAGGAAGCACTTTTTTATGGTGACTTTATCGGAACCACTGACATGTTAGTTGAGTCACATTCCTTGTGACATGCTCATACACATTCCTGTTCGTTGCTCAAATTTTGTGTACTGTAGACTGTACTACCGGCGGCGCCGCTCATGCCTGTTCATTGTCGCCATAGCTGAGTCGATGTGCTCTTTTTTATCTTCACCATAGCTGAGCATATGCTCAACAACACTCGTCTGATTTAGTTTCCTCTATGTATTAACAATTGAAGCACGTCCTGGTGAACCAATTGGATGTGTCGTTCAAGTTCTACAAGATCTGGTGCTCCATCATTGATGTCCTAGACATTGACACGGTACGTAAAAAAATTCGTCCCTTTTGTGTGCTCTTGAGATTAATTAATGTGATGACTAATAAGTGCAATCATCCTATTCGAGAGCAAAGTCGGGCAGGCAGCTGTGTTTTGACAATGAGAATTGTAGTGTTCTGTTCCATGTTCCAGCTTTTTCTTATAAGTTTAGGATAAGCTTATTATAGAATCTGTACCTGTACCTGATATGTACAACCAAAAATTTACAACTTGATTTACGTGGAAACCTGAATGCCTCTGAATCTAGGTCGATCAGTTTACCTTGAGAACTCAAGGCAGGTTTTATCACTTTGTGCACTGGGTTCCTACGTACAGGTTTGGAACATGTAATCATGTCTCTGTTGTGTGAAACTCTGAATGCTTTCTTTGTTACGAGTGCGACTACTTGCTCTTTATTAAATTCATTCATGCCATATATCAGTTTGTGAGGATCTGATGGACCAAGTAGTTTCAGTTTCACACCTAGAGTCTCGATAAAATTACATTTGATCAGCTAAACCTCTGAATCTAGGTCGAGCAGTTTACTATTGTTTTCTTAGTCGGTTTGCAGAAAATACTATCTGGGGATCGACGCCTGTCATTTATCCACTTTCTTCTTTCATCTTAATTGACTTGAGGATTCCAGAATATCTATCCTAAAGCTACAATATGATCAGGAGATAATACATTTCCATTAGTTTGATTGGTCCTTGTACATCAGGGACTAGCAAACGTTCACTGTTGCTATCTCTAAATACATAACTTGGCGATAAATTTAGTTGGCACTTGTTGGTTGGGTGTTATTTTGTGTTACTATATAGAAAGTACAATTTATGTACATTATGTTGTATATCACACTCTAATCTGAATTGATGTCTTCAGCACTGAATCAATTTGTATTTTCTCTTACCTTTGTTTTTGCCTTCCGTTCCTCTggaagattttatttttattgtacCATGATCAGTCTATTTGAAAGAGATATTTTTGGAGCCAATAGTTGCAAAGAGGCCTTTTCTGGAAATAGATGGAGAAAATTCCATCACTCTGCGTATAAGGTTTCATGTTAATGCACCGTTTTTTCGCTAAATAACAGTTTACAGTTTGATAGTTTCTGAACATTTCATGGTCTGTGCCATAGGTTATGTTGTTGCACGATGGGGTTGATTTGGAATAGAAACAACTACTTATGACATGCAAGTGTGTGTATTTTATGGTAAGCTCCTACTGATGTCTTGAGCAAACTGAGTCTTGCTGCTGCTCCTTTTCGGGGGAAAATGTTTTTGTTAATTCATACTCCTTTTTTTTGCAATGTGCCACAATCAGTAGTAAGTTCAGTTATACTTGTGATTAACTAATGGTTTGCTCGTGTTTTCATTTGGGGTATACTTGTGCCGCAGGTGTTGAGATGCATAGGTCGGCAAGCCCGTTGGCGTTAAAGGGGTACGAGGTGCTGTTCGCATATGATGGTACACTTCCTGACCTGTATTTTCCGAACTTTGAGCATGGGCCTATCGATATTGCTAAAGATGGGCCTGTCAGTACAACTTCCTCAGCTCAACTCCCTAAGAGGTCATGGAAACTGTTTATTCCAAATGCATACCACCCATTATTGCTCCAGAAGCACCAGGAAAATCTGCGTCGTACCAAAAAGGATGTTGCAAGTGCCACATCAGTTAGTTTCCCCAGGCCCATCTTATTCTACTATGTTTATGCAAATATTTATTCTTTGATAGCTTGATTACATTTTTTATACTATTAATATACTGTATGTagactctaaaacatcacatcttGATGCTATTTTTTATTTGTCAACCTGTGGTTATCCAGTTCTCATTTTTCTTCCATGTTACAGGAGATTCGGAGGCGGAGGATATATGGACAAGATATTGCAGAGGAAGATCAACTAGCAGCAAACCTTGATTTCATGAAGATTAGGGTTAGTCCTCGTTTGAAGAAAACAATGTGTATTGTTAGCTCATTGGATAATTTATGTTTCAGTTTGCAGGTTTCTGAGCTGGAGAGGAACCATCCGATCCCAGTAGATTTTATGATTGCTGAAGAGACTACCGTTTTGGTCATAACTGGCCCGAATACAGGGGGAAAACAATCAGCTTGAAGACGGTTGGGCTGGCAGCGTTAATGGCTAAGATAGGTAATTGAACAATGAAGTTAAGATCCTTTCACTTTGCGTGATCATAAGCTACCTTCATAGGATTTCTCAGAATACGCTGTTACTGATTTTTCTTCAGCTCTAATCATGTGAAGTGGGATGAGGACAATCTGTATGAGTTTGAATCAAGCAAGCCAGTGAGACAGAAGATACCAGAACCCAAGACATAGTATCACCCTATTATGATAGATGATGATGGTATATGCCCTGTTACTTTTATCTCATCATATCTGACCACTGTTAGTGCAAAAGCTGTATATTTTTTCCATTGCTTGCTGTCTAGGGTCAGTATCACCAAAGCACCCGTTTGACAAGTGCCTAGATGAGACTGTTTCTATTTTGTTTCTATTTCACTGAATAGATGGAGGTTTAAGACAACTACTGTATGGACAAATCAAGTTGTAGTTGTGTAAATTTTCTTTCTTACAGTTTTGGGATTTCTAGCGCTTTCATAGGGGTTTGTACTAGATCAGGCTATTTGCTGGGCACAGATGAATCTATCTTGAAGTATTTGTGTCTCCATTAATTTAATTTCCGAATAGAACATCAGTTTCTAGATGGTACCCGGATGATGATATCTCCATTCACAGTGATTTCTTTCTTTCGTTAGCAAATTCTATAAAACATTTATAAGGATACAACCAATTATTCGAAGTAGCTTCAGTGTATAAAACCCGTTCTGGCAAACTGATGGATGCATCTGCTGGTTATTGATAATCTTCCAATGTTTGCAATGGGTCTGTTCCTCCTCCATGACGGGATTCATGCGAGGTTCGACTCGCACCGCTCTAAGTTCTTTTGGGAAGGCGCGGGACCAAAAAGGAAGTACCATCTTGTGAACTGGCCAACTGTGTGCAGACCTAAGGAAGTGGGAGGTCTAGGGTTGCTCAATACCAAAAAGATGAATTTGGCGCTTCTTCTGAAATGGATTTGGAGGCTCTATCAGGATGAGGACACGATATGGGCACGTATCCTTCGTGCTAAGTATGCGGACGCCTCCGACCTGTTTGCGGGCTCAGGTCAGGGAGGGTCACCCTTCTGGAAAAGCCTCCACAAGATCAAGCATCTGTTCAAGGCTGGTGCAAAGCACAAGGTGCGGAACGGCATTAGAACCAGTTTCGGAAGGATCGGTGGTGGGGAGGGCCCCCTCCTAGAATCCTTCCCTCTGCTGTATGCCATCTGTGACAACCAAGATATTGCGGTTGCTGACGCGATCTACCAAGACTCTCTGCAAGTTCGCTTCCGTCGTTCTCTTGATCCAGAGGGACTGCGGCAATGGGTCGAGCTTCAACATACCATGGCTGAAGTTAATCTCACCGAGGGTCAAGACCAGATTTTCTGGCACCTGGAACAGTCCGGATCCTACTCAGTGAAATCCATGTACTCGACGCTATCGCGGGGCACGTCTATTGCCCACTTCAAAGACATGTGGGAAGCCCCGGTTCCGCTAAAAATCAAAATCTTCTCCTGGCAGCTAGCGCTTGATAAGCTACCTTCGGGGTTACAGATTCTTGCTCGCCACGGTCCGTCCAATGGGCTCTGTCCCCTGTGCGGGGTGCCAGAGGATGCTAGCCAtatcttcttctcctgctccttgGCGATTTTTGCGTGGTCAGTTACGCGCCAGATGCTCGGGTGCAACTGGTGCCCCACCAACTTTGCCCAATTTCACGACATTCTGTCTAGCTTCTCGGGTTACCCCAGAAGATTGCTGTGGATCCTGTTCCTTGCCCAATCTTGGGCTTTGTGGAATGTGCGCAATAAACTTGCCATTGAAAAGAAAACTATTGCTAACCCAGCTGACATTATTTTCAAAATCATCATTTTTTTGCAGATCGTGGAGCCTAAAATGCAAGTCAAGAGAAAAGGAGGGCTTAAGCTGGATGGCACGCGAGCTAAGGGAGCTGTACGCGGCGCTCAAGCcaacgccgccgtgaaggagtaGGCCGTACCACGGAACGGGTACCTGGACGGTCAAGACGGCGGGGAGCCTTGCTGTGGTCTTCTGTTGCTTTTCCGTTGTTATCGTTGGAACTTATTATCGTAGGCGCTTCGTTTTGTGTGGCCAAGCTGTAATGCCCAGCAGTTGTATCTGAATTGTTACCttcgtggctttattaatttaaagtcgggcaattgtttgcctattatctaaaaaaaatagaTCTGGGGTTGTGACCTCTACACTCTAGCGTTATATCTTTTAGTTCTCCTACGATGTACCACTTGATTTTGGAAATCAAAGCTTTTTTTAATTACTCTATATAATGGTGGGCAAACTATCATATATGTTTTCTTTATAATGTTAACAAAACCTAAGTTAAAAGAATGGATGCTGCATTTGTTATTGAGCTAAAATAAGATCTAACTGATTTAGCTACAGCTGACTCTACACTGAATCAAAATGCAAAGTAATGATTTACTTCATGTGTTTTCTCCGTTTCATTGTTCTTCCATTGTTGATTGCTCATTTAACCCTGTGAACTTTTTATTGTTACAGATTATCCTAGCTTATCATGCCTACCTCTGTTTAAACTCTGAACAGATTAATTTGGGTTTTGTTTTCCAATTTGTTTTCCTTTTAAAGCTAATGTAAAACCTGAGACCCAAGTTAACCAAAATAGCCTGGTAAACCCTGTGAATTAAATTTTTTTATTGAGCTAAAATTAGATCTGAGTGATATAGCTACAACTGACTTGAAACTAAATCAAAATGCAAACTAATGTCGTACTATCATGTCTTTCCTGTCTTCTCAGGTCGCCCGTTCGCTGGGATTGCCGCGGCTGCTTCGGTTCGACTGCTCTTCGGTTGCTGCTGTGGTATGCTTGACTTGTCTTGCTCTTCCTTCCAATCTTGCATCCTGGGTTCTTGGCTACTTGGTTTAGGTTATGTCGTAGATGATGGCTCAAACTGGGCTTAGCCTATAGACACGTCAGTGACATAGGTCAGGCTCCATTTCctgccaaagaaaaaaaaaatctcagaaACTGAATACCTGCAGAGTGCTTTGGTCTAAACAGCAGGGGAAGGAACTTAATTGTTCAGGATCTCTCGGTAGTGTTATTGAGCTAAAAATAAGATCTGACTGATTTAGCTATAGCTAACTTTACACTGAATCAAAATGCAAAATAATGATTTACTTCATGTGTTTTCTCTGCTTTCATTGTTCTTCGATTGGTATTGTCCGTCTTCTGGATTAGTGTGTTGTAATCTAACTACCATGGTTCCCCAACATCTCTGATGTTCATTACCTAGATGAAGTCACCAAACCTTGAGCCTGGTCATCTACCTACAGCTGTTTTATCTTCCACATAGAGATAACCAAAAAAAAATACAGTCCACCTCTGTAAAGAAATATTAGTACTACTATATGTGATAAGGTAAGTACTACTCAGATCTGAAGTGTCCATAGGGATTGCTTTCTGCACCACTTTCAAATAAAATTATACCTTACATAGCGTGCTTTGAAATGTTCATTACCTAGATGAAGTCACCAAACCTTGAGCCTGGTCATCTACCTACAGCTGTTTAATCTTACACATAGAGATAACCAAAGAAAAATACAGTTCACCTCTGTAAACAAATATTAGTACTGCTATATGTGATAAGGTAAGTTCTACTCAGATCTGAAGTGCCCATATGACACAAAATCAATTTGATATGCAGAAGCAAATCTTTCTAATAAGTCCTGCCATTTAAATTTTGGTATGTATGAATGATCATAGGGAAATCTGATAATATTATGCACAAAGCAATCCCTATAATTCAGAGAGAGAGGAGATGATTCAGTTTTTTATGATCATGGTGTTCTGCAAGGGGAAAAACAGAAAAGTATTTCCTAGCCACATGCGTGAATGTTTAACACCTTACGAAATAAAATATGAGCCACTGATGACACCAAATTCACCTTGATCCGTCAGTCCATGGTACCCTCTAAACCAAACAATCATTGAAACTTAAACATAACTTGCTCCCAGTTTGCCAATGGTTTCAGCCATCCACTTATAAAGATCAGAATTACATAAAGAGCTCACCCCTGAAATAGTTAGTACCTCTCATGGCATCATGCCAACCTGATGCACCCCGTTGCAGTGGAAGGTGCACACACATGTGAGTGACTCCATACCTAGAAATGCCAATTTGTTATCAATGTCTTTGCAAAATAGAGGTAATGAGCAAATGCATGATTAGACATTGCAAGGACAGaaacaaactaaaaagaaactaACAACTCTGAACC contains:
- the LOC124664647 gene encoding uncharacterized protein LOC124664647 — its product is MHRSASPLALKGYEVLFAYDGTLPDLYFPNFEHGPIDIAKDGPVSTTSSAQLPKRSWKLFIPNAYHPLLLQKHQENLRRTKKDVASATSEIRRRRIYGQDIAEEDQLAANLDFMKIRVSELERNHPIPVDFMIAEETTVLVITGPNTGGKQSA